GAGGTTtcaggtggttttgttttgttttattttgttttgtctttttgcctttctggggccacttccgcagcatatggaggttcccaggctaggggtctaatcagagatgtagccgccggcctacgaccagagccacagcaactcgggatccttaacccaccgagcaaggccagggatcaaacccgcaacctcatcgttcctagtcggattcgttaaccactgcgccacgagaggaactcctgaaacaggTCTTAAGGGGTTAAAGTTAAGGGATCAGCAGCACTGTGGTCCTTCTGAAGGCTCAAGGTGGGGTATCTGTGCCTTATCCTTCCCAGCTTCTGGAAaagaggctgcccacattccaATCTCTGCTTCTTTGTAACAGCTTCTCTGaaccttctttctccttcttataAGAcctttgtgattacactgggtccACCCAGATCATCTAGGATGTTCTCCACACCTCCAGGGTCTTccctgaattctttcttttccctgcaCTGCACTGACTGACTCAATACATACAGGTCTGCTCATTTATCCCCTGATCTCCCCTTCAAGTCTAGTCCCCACAGTGCATCCAGGTTTAAGGATTTGAACACTCAACCAATGATTCCTGCCtcaccctcccctctctccctttccccataGATAACCAGTCATTTAATCCTTCAAGTCTGAACCTCTAGTAATGGGAGGTCCCTTCTGATATCCAGTTCCCTGGCAGCCTTTAAAGACCTGTAGACAACCAAAGTGTGGTCTCATGACTGTTCATTCCCGGCTTCTAGCACAGAGCATGGCATAGAGTAGAAAGTCAGTAACTGATGAATCAATTTACAACCTCTGGGACTTTAAAGAGCCAGATCCTATGTTAAATCATTTTCCCTATATGATTTGCAATAGAACTAAACATCTCACCTAATAATAAAACAGTTCTGTATTGGTGGAGGCCATTTCAGACTTGGCCAAATTCGGCCCTTTTGGAGCAGGTGCCTTGTAAACCAAATCCAGCCTGCCCCGTTTCTTCATAAAGCGCTACTGGAACACAGCCGTGCCCATCTGTTTACATGttgtctatggctgttttcaCTCTGCAGCTGAAGAGGTGAGAGGGACCAGAGAGCTCAcaaagcctaaagtatttacCATCTGACCTTGAACAGAAAGCTTGCCAATTCCTCTTTAGTGGCTTCTTTGATGACCTAAGCTACATGCAGAATTTATCAAGTGATCAAGTTACAGCAAAATAGAGTAAAATGTCTGGCTGATTTCTTTTTGATACTATCTACAACACTCTCTGGTGCCTGGATCTTACAGGTAAAGAGATGCCTCAGCTCaaggaaaggagggggaagagaaaaaGTTGATTCCTTACTTGTTCTTCATTCCAAATCTAGGCCTAAGTTTGCCCAGCTGTAAAGCACGGAACACACTGTAATTGAAATGCTAACTCGATTCACAGAAGAACTACAAAGAGCGATGTTAAAGCAGTCTGAAGTGAAATGCACTGGTAGCACAACACtagcctaattttattttattttttttgtctttttgcctcttctagggctgctcccacagcatatggaggttcccaggctaggggtccaatcagagctgtagccgctggcctatgccagagccacagcaacttggacccgagccgcgtctgtgacctacaccacaactcacaaccagagccacagcaactcgggatccttaacccactgagcaaggccagggatcaaacccgcaacctcatgattcctagttgtatttgttaaccactgagccacgatgggaactccggacaCTAGCCTAATTCAGGAGCAaaattcctacttttttttttttttttttttggtcttgtcttttaagggcctcacctgcagcacatggaggttcccaggctaggggtcgaatcggagctacagctgcccgcctacgccagagccacagcaacaccagatccgagccgcatctgcaaccttcaccatagctcacagcaacgcaggatccttgacccactgagcgaggccagggatcaaacccgcaacctcatggttcctagtcagattcgtttctgctgtgccacaatgagaagtcCGCAAAATTCGTATTTCACTCTATGCAAACCTGTTTGGGGAGAATtaacaaaaattttctcccaattATCCCCATTTCTTTCAATGATACTTTTCAAGAGTTTACACAATTCAAATTTGCTAGGTTCTTTCCTATTTCATATTACATATTCGAACCAAACACATACATATCTACTTATATCTATCTCTCCAACTTTTTTCTAATATACTGTTTCAGAACTGTTAATTACAAGTATTAGACACTCTGGTACAGTTTACagcctgaatttttaaaagtcagccataaaaaactgCACTGTCACATTTTCTCTTGTTCTGGCTTGAACATGTGCCAGAACCAGGGTAACACCCCATCAAGCACTAAAGGATAGGGtacaataaataaacatcaaaaGGCCCTAAACCTTGGCCAGCTGCTATTTACTGGCCACTGAAACTTCCAGAGTCTCAAACCCTCCATAGGTAAAATGGGATTAACACTGATTAGTTAGGGTTCTTTTTTAGATAATGAATTTAATGTGCTCAGTACATTTGAAGTTTATATACAGATAGCAAGTATGCTATCTCACAGCATCTGGAAACAGGAACAAAACCTATTAATGCAGTGAATGCAAGCACAGTCACTTCTGAACACCTTATACCAAAGACTAACCATTAATAACCAGTTTACCAAACATCATTACTGTgccttttttttgagggccatacctgcggcctatggaggttcccaggctaggagtcaaaccagagttgcagctgccagccacagcaatgcaggatccgtgccgcatctgtgacctacaccacagcttacgacacagaacctgcatcctcatggatattggccaggttcattactgctgagccaggaagggaactcccactactgTGCTAACTGCTCTATTTGTATTCTTTCATATCACCCTTAGCACACAGTGAAGCAGATTGATGTATCTATTTtgctaattttacagatgaagaaaatgagatacAGACATTCAGCTGCTAAAAGTCAACCATCTCTTAAGTGTTGGAGCCAGGACCCAAAATCAGGTTTGCTTGTCTTTAGAGCCAGTGTTTATGACCATGGTGCTATATACTCACCCTCTTAAGTTTGGAATACATATAAATTACCAGCATGAAACATAGCATCACATgggtgccgagaccagctcagcaggtgagggctgaagaacgggtgctgtgaaacttaagaaaaaggttaaaataaaacaagacatagagacatttatcttaattaaaggtgggaactgggggcctcaaggtctcagggaccaagagcactgcctcaagaaaccacactgcttttattgtgctctttaggattacatcaagtgtgGAGGGGGTTGTAgatgcaggatatagtttttttaaaaattatttttaaaagttcttttatcattttaaaagccacatagcttgtagatggttaagcttttattctgacctttaggcatttaacaatcattagtgTTTGGGGAAGCTTGGtgttagctgtctatgcatagcatctagagaatcattaTTGTGCTTCCGCAAATGGCACCCGGCAACctggtgtgcctaggtttgcacctcggtctCCTTGTTGATGCACATTCTGCTAACAACCACTCATAAACCCCCGGGGGCcgtgaggttcctctttctcttattttaacaggacatatgcTGTGCAAGCAgctgccaatctgcacaggtcgagcatgcctagaccaacgcattatgtcctcattcaggtgaccatatgaataacttatgcctttaggtcttggttcttaagtcatttaccaccactgcaactgtttttcaagcaggaatgtggggtaaagtaaagcaggacaagatggagttttcagcatagaaaatagaagcaaagaggctaagaaaagattgtagaaacatgtctcccgacaCATGGGTAAAATACATGCTCTCTGGGCAAAGACGCTGGATTGAGAACCAGCTTCTAattcctctgcctcctgagaTTCCATTAAACAACatcaaagatttttgttttaagattaaGTATAAACCTAAAAGGATAGAAAAGGAAAGGGGACAATAGCAACAAAGTCAGAAGTTGGAAAGCAGGTGGACAAACAGTAAATAAATGATAGACCCAAGAAAACCAAATTTggagtcagcagaaggaaaagcaaaacaactCAATTTACATCATAGAATCCCTAAAACATTTGGGAACTAGTGACGTCGTGTACCTTTTAAAAGTAGGCCATGAAGGaacagatactaaaaaaaaaaaaaaaaaaatttggttgggggttcccattatggctcagccaattaagaacccaactagtatccatgaggatgcagatttgacccctggccttgctcagtgagttacggttctggtgttgccacaagctgcggtgtaggctgcagatgcaacttggctcccacgttgctatggctgtggcagaggctggcagctgcagctcaaattcaacccctactctgggaacttccatatgccacaggtacagctgtaaaaagaaaacgaaaTTGGTTGTAGGTTTAAGTAGTTAGATGCTCTATGCAACTCTCCAAAGCTAAGCAGcctctcttccccacctccctccccaaattagaattttatttctgaCAAGGGTAAATTAGAGGGTTCTCTGGGTTGTGAGATACCGGACAGTTATGGGCAGGGGTACTGTACTCAACACAGAGATTCAGTGACACACGCTGGCCACGAGATATGGAAAACAAGAGCTTCAGcatgagagaagagggaaaaggcaTTCCCAGGATGGTGGTGAAGGGAGATCCCAGAGTACAGCCAGGCACCAGGCACAGAAGACTATCAGTCCAGACTGGGACAGGTCCAAAAGCATCAGGAAAGGCTTACTCAGGAAGACAAAACAGTGTACCTCCTGATACTAAATGCCATAAGCAATTTAGACATACGGCAAAAAGTTTAGCTGATCTAGTGTGTTAAGTGCACAGAAAATTCtaactaggaaaataaaaaaggaaaaagaaaacaacaaacagcATTTGGAGCCCTAATGAAATCAATCTAATCAAAATCACACTCATattaactggaagaaaaaagaaatgagatgtgTGAGAGATGGAGTCAAGGAGAGGAAAGACACAAATCCTTACTACAAAAGTCAGGAGATAAGGTCTACAACAGAAAAATCATAACATAACAACATACTCATGTTACTGAGAGACAAAAACGTAAACCCAACAGAATTAGATAAAAGGAGATGAATGTAGTTGCATCTGGGAAGAAGGTTAAGGACCGTCCCCTTTTCCCAACAAACTGCAAGAAGCATCTGACTTAACTATaacattttcccctttggtgCCATTACATATTCTTGGCATCCTGCAGTAACACTGCCTTTTGCAAAGACTGCTTAAGCAGAAAACCATGGCATTTTATCAGGATTAGTAAATTCTCCAGTCCCAAACAAGAAGGACTCAGTAACAGTCACATTATAATAGCCTCACCAGTGACTGTCAGTTTGTTGCAAAACATAGGTTAAGCCAAATAAAAGCCCTATTGTCTTGGCTGGTACACGTATTAAAATATAGACGAATGGTCTTGTGCTTAAATGATGGCACTGTGTGCTGGCTTCCACAACACGTAACAAATTGAAGGGAACTCTTCAACAAATATACTCCAGACGAAAGTAAAAAAGTACACAGAAATGACTCACAAGACAGTGCCACTGCAGATATAATtctcttataattaacacttGCTAGAAAATGGAGTTTGACATCATTTACAATTATATCAACATTCATGAAGGCTGATTATCACAGGCAAAAAGGGTGTACTATGACCACAAAACATCTTTTCCTAATTCCCAAATGGCTTTATCTTTTAGCTCTAAACGTCAGTTACCAAAGCCAAACTTGTTCTTAACAAGCAGAATGTTTATGTCCATTCAAAGAGTCTCTTACATCTCTCTGGGCTTATGCATCTGCAGACAAGAGTAGAAACTGTAACCAGGCTCTTCACATCATGCGTTCACACGTGATGCCCACTCTTCATATGCTGTCCAATTTCTTTAAGATAAAAGGAGCTGAAAGAAAAGTAAACCCAGCATTTGTTTTCAGATCTATTAGCCTACAAGTTATATTACAGAATTTTAAGAATGGGGAATAAACCTGACATTTAGTTcaacacatttttcaaaacaacTCCAAGTGCACACCCAGCAAAATGGATGCACTGTCTTTCAAGGCAGCCCATTTCCTGTCATGCAGCTCGGACTATTATAAAGTTCATTCTTGCACTATATAAAATCTCTTCTCCAGGTAGTTCTCCCTCTTAGGACCATAAAGAGTAAATCCAGTCCTCCTTCAACTGACAAGCCTTTACGATGTGATTTAACTGTcgaagaaacaaacaaattgggatttttcactttttctcttttctacggcatatggaatatggaagatcacaggccaggggtcaaaatgtggcaatgccagatatttaacccactgagcaaggccagggatcgaactcacatcctcaaggacactacgtcgggttcttaacccgctaagccacaacaggaagtcctggcATTTTTTGCTTGTAAAAACTCATTTGAAAGAAGGCAGAGGGTAGGGGAAAACACTGAGGCAGGGATCCAGAAGAGCTGGACACATATTTTGGTTCCCCTGCTGATTGACTGTACACCATTTTTGTGCTCTAGGTCATACCTGCTACAGTCCTACTTCAGTTATGATGAGGGTCCAGTGGGGTGGTGTAGATATAAATGTCTAGAAAACAAGGAAGGGTTGTAAAAGGGATCTAAGGAAGTGATAGTGTTCTGTGTAAAAGGCTACAGCcaaaacaagcacatgaaaagatgctcagcatcactaatcattaggaaaatggaaatgaaaactacGGTGAGATACTactcacacccactaggatggctgttACCAAAAcactgttggcaaggatgtagagaaactggaacccttgtgcactgttgctgggaatgtaaaacagtCTAGCTGCTATAGAATACAGCATagtgtttcctcaaaaaactaagagTAGAGATATCTATACCTCCacgttcacagcagcattctTTACAACAGATAAAATAAAGAGGCAACCCAAGTGTCCCAAGACACTTGGacaatgaatggataagcaaaatggggtatatacatacaaatggatatcattcagccttaaaaaggaaggaaattctgacatatgccaCAACACAGATGAATGTTAGGacattttgcaaaattaaaagtcagttacaaaaaaacaaatactgttatgattccacttagatgGATACTTGGTCAAAATCACAAAGACttaaagtagaatggtggttgccaggagctgggaggaggggggaacaAGGAATTATTGTTTAATAGCTATGgcttcagttttacaagataaaGAGTTCTGGAGATAGTCTTTCTGGTAGTGCTGGTTACATATGCTAATATTAAACTGAACACACGGAAATCTCTCAGAAGCTGACAAAGTCAACAGTATGACCAgtctttaaaaacaacaataaattctaatcacaaaaaaaagttaacagcCATCAAAAGAATGGACAAAGTGTGATATATCCAGAAATTGGCAtactatttggcaataaaaaagtatagatgaaccctgaaaacattatgctagacACAAAGTCATAGTACTGTacaattctatttatatgaaatgtccagaattggAAAatccctaaagacaaaaaatggGAATGATCAGTAATGACATGGTGTTTCTTTCAGAGGgaaataaaatgttctattatttatttatttatttatttatttggtctttttttgccatttcttgggccgctccagcggcatatggaggttcccaggctaggggtcgaatcggagctgtagccgccggcctacgtcagagccacagcaacgcaggatccgagccgcatctgcaacctacaccacagctcacggcaacgccagatcgttaacccactgagcaagggcagggaccgaacctgcaacctcatggttcctagtcggattcgttaaccactgcgccacgacgggaactcccggaaataaaatgttctaaaatagattgtagtgatggctgcacaactctgaCTACACTAGCAACCAATAAATTGTACACTTTGAGTGACTTGTATAACATGCATATTGtatcaatttaaaaatcataaggaacagtattctgtattttttttaaaaaaacaactcataTCGAATACAAAGGTCATtgaaaagaagcaaatattttACCGGCAGCTAAGtcaaccaaaaaaagaggaagaaataaattggGAGTTGTAAAAAGCTGTTGGAGCTGGACAATCTGAGGTGGCCTGTTCACCAGGGCTCCCTCTTCCGGGGAAGCACAGTATTACCACAGACAGCGAAGGGGGCAGATTAAGGGGACAAGACTTGAGGGAGTTCTGGCCCTAGGCCCAAAAGGAGCCCTCTACAAGATGATCTTAGTATGGCCTTCATTTATTTGAAttgtctcttcctcttcatcaAGGACCTGCTAACATACAGCAAGGAACAAGGAAAAGAACACTGAACTGAAAATGAGACGGAGGGGCAAAGTGCTTCTCAAATTCATATCAGTAAAACTAGAAAACTGATCTATAAAACTGCATCCAGATCTAATATTGTGTGCTGGTAATTCTGATAATTTGCATAAGTGCCCTCTGAATGTGGAGTTCTCATTTGCAAAGTGGACAGAGATTTATGTCCTGCCTCTCCCAGGGCTATTGTGAAGATCAGGCAGTGCAAATAGTTTCTACCAAAAGTAAAATCGAATAAACTCTCAGGTATTATCATCAGTCCTATtaggaagtttccactgtggcccagtgatTAACACATCgggtttgtctctgtggaggcgcggTTCCAGCCCCGGTCCAGAGCagttgttaaggatccggctgttactgcagccgtggcataggctgcagctctggctcagattagattcctagccgggtaacttccatatgcctctgtgtggccaagagaaaaaaaaattaatctattaaCTCATACTCTTTTTtcgtcattcttttaaaatagcaattattTACTCCGCCCTCCATacaaataaaaggaacaaaacctTTTGGATTTCAGAGGTCAGCAATAATGGAAGGAAACTTGGCAGCGAGTAAAGAATTCTAGATTCTAGGTCAAGATCATTCACCAAATCGCTGAGTGACCTTGAGCCTGCCATTTATCCACTCTAGACACAAGTTTTTCTGTGTGCAAAACGAGGTAGTTGCTCTGGGAGATAACCCTTGAGGCGCTTTCATTTCAAACGGTCGGGCTGGGTGATTACCCTGGACCGTGATTCAACCTCGAGGTCCAGGTTGCCGCGTGCCCTAAAACACTCCAGCCCTCACAAGCAGATCCTAAACCGCGTCGCGCATGCGCCCGCTGCCCTCGCACGTCCCTTGCGCCCAGCGACCGCTTAGTTTAGTTCAAGGCCCCCAAAGGCCAATGGGATCAAAGTTGGAGGGCAGTGTCCGCGAGCTCCCTGTTAGTTTCACAGCCACAGCCTGAAAGGACACTCACTGACTCGCAGCAGGGCCACATAGATGAGGAAGTTCCGTATGGAGGAGATCACATCCTCACGCATCTTCCGTTTCATCTCCTCAGGGTCCAGCTTCGGCGCGAGGCCCTCGATCCGGAACATCGCAGCTCTGCCTCACCAATTCCAGTGGTCGCGCTCTGCAATTCTCAGCTTCCTTGGGGCGCCCGGAACTCGACCCAATCCCATTTCCTGTTCCCGCCCCTCGGTTTCGACTCCTGCGACGGGAGCCTGCGAAGGACAAAATTCATCCTTACATTGACTTGTTCTGAAGGAGGGCGGCCTGAAGGGGGCACACGCCATCTTAGCGACGAGGGACTCGGGTTCTTGCAGGCTCCTGTCTTGAGCCCCGCGCGTGGAGCGGCAAAGTGGTTTTGCGCCTTGGAGGGGGTGGTGCACTTAGGTACCatcataaataataatagttagcATTTATTAAATACGCAGTACATTTCTACTCATGAATTcgatattattattttcattttctagatgagaaaattaaagcaCAGAGATCTTTAAAACAACTTGCCCAGATAGTGTTTAAAATacctcagggggaaaaaaagggttgggaaagagagatgaaagaatattagcaaaatattgaaaataacttAGGTGGTGATTAGTGTATCATTTCAGTTAATTATTCCAGTCttttattatgaataattttgagCTTTTTAATGATgagctaaaataaaaagacaaagatgatgACATTTGCTCAAGGTACACAACTAGTCAATTCTGAGCAGGGTTGTGTACCTAGTTAGACCAGTAGGGTCTCAGACACATCGTTTTTAACACTTTACGTTTTATTATTGTCATCTCATTTTCAGTGTTAACTGATCATCACAAATTACAGTATTGGCCCAGTGATACAGTGTATATAAATCAAGTTTAGATCTGTTCAACATTCTACAGATAAGGACAGAGAGGTTTAGAAACCCAGTGTAATTCCTAAAGTCTTTCTACTAATGATGGGCAGAGGCAGGGTTCTAatgcaaataattataatattaaattgAATTCTCTTTCCCCTGCACCCTTTTGTTCCTCTGTTAGTCTTTATTAGCTATTAGTGCCTGCTTGGATGGGCATCTCTGGAAGCAGAAGGTAGGAATTTAATGCAACCAGATTTCCTGTCACGGAATGATCAAAACAGTTGTTAGAAGGCTGCTGCCCCAAATTATGCATGCCAACTAGCCATATATAATTCTCAGACACGAACCAGATGACTGACTTGCTCACATAATTCAAGACCAGAATGCTCCTTCTAGACTGTACATTGCATAGCAACAATGGATTTTAGATAAATTTGAACAGTAATTTACTATGGAAGCAACAGATAACTCTTAAATCTtgctcttcccccccaccccctgccttccTGATTGACAGAATGTAACACACTGAGTCAAGAAAGGGAACTCATTTGCTTATTCAGGCTTTAGTAACCTCTTGCATCTATAATTCATGCAGTGGAATAGCAGAGGCAGCCCTGGAGTGGGAGGGGCTGACTCCCAAGGAATAGCTCCATCTAACCGTTGGAGAGCGTTTAGAAAGCCTGCACTGACGGTGGAAAGCAGTGGGGGCTGcggaaagaacctgaaaaaggagacggggggggggggggggggcggggaatgaAATTATGTTTCTTTAGTTAAAGGGAGgagatacaaattttttttttttgtctttgctttttggggctgcaccctcagcatatggaagttcccgggctaggaatagaattggagctatagctgccagcctgtgccacagtcacagtcaccgcagacatgggatccaagccgtgtctgcgacctatactccacagctcagggcaacaccagatccttaatccactgagcggggccaggaattgaacccgcatcctcatggatactagccatattcgtttctgttgcagcacaacaggaactcccaaagggagGAGATGTAATTAAATGCGCTTGAGAGTCCCTTTCAGTTCTAACAGTCTGTGCATTTGAATTCTAAATGTGTTATCTAGGGCGTTCTGGTCTGGAATGTATGGAcatcaaaatattatcaaatgtgGTGAGATATGGAAACAGCCTATGTGTGTTTTCCATGGTAGGAAGAACATAACAATAAGGCACACCTCATCCATCTGAAGAGTGAGGCAAAGCAGATGTGCAAAAAATGAGTTCTTATGTGATTCCAGTAACTTACATCTTTAGTGTTGCCCGAGTTTAGATATACAGTTCTCAAATGaaattaccaatttttttttcttcactgagaTGCTCTTGAATAACTTGCCTGGATTCACAGGGAActgaagagagaagaaattaacAGAAGATCGTGTTTCTTGGTAAAAAGCACAGATTTTTAGCGTTCATCCAATGTAAACACCTGTTTATTTGAAAACATGGTTGTAAATGGCTGATTCGTTAAAGTGCAATATTATTCTCTAAAAGCCTGGGGCTTGCCTCCTTGTAAAGAGACTGGAAGGTAGTGGGTGGAAATATGGTGTAGC
The nucleotide sequence above comes from Phacochoerus africanus isolate WHEZ1 chromosome 2, ROS_Pafr_v1, whole genome shotgun sequence. Encoded proteins:
- the TOMM5 gene encoding mitochondrial import receptor subunit TOM5 homolog, which gives rise to MFRIEGLAPKLDPEEMKRKMREDVISSIRNFLIYVALLRVTPFILKKLDSI